One part of the Meleagris gallopavo isolate NT-WF06-2002-E0010 breed Aviagen turkey brand Nicholas breeding stock chromosome 20, Turkey_5.1, whole genome shotgun sequence genome encodes these proteins:
- the LOC104913831 gene encoding 5-hydroxytryptamine receptor 3A-like isoform X3, which translates to MTCFGTARKVPGTICLFIWKQEKMQRAFVALLTLSLGTGAAPRYICTYYDVIEYLNISSHSKLHTHILPKTHWKEPMEVMMDFMLIAILSVAEKLQTVTFYFVLSLEWTNTFATWDPRDFCNISKIVLPMDSFWSPPIFILERVNEQKSNLEYTVVTHNGTFNASLPFQVTLTCSLMILKFPFDTQTCNMSIASFLYPVTDLSMKVKRTPAEMLVSSQSFFLTDGEWKFTNLSINEYMEEMDNAEFPVITYMISMKRRPTLYILNLILPTCALYLLDMAVLFGPSSLEEKISFQISIILGSSMLAVILNNMLPTSSNEPPIIGTHPC; encoded by the exons ATGACGTGTTTTGGAACCGCTCGTAAGGTACCCGGTACCATCTGCCTCTTTATTTGGAAGCAGGAGAAGATGCAGAGAGCATTTGTAGCTCTGCTCACACTTTCTCTTGGAACAG gaGCTGCTCCCAGGTATATCTGCACCTACTATGATGTCATTGAGTACCTGAACATCTCCTCTCACAGCaagctgcacacacacatactgcCAAAGACGCACTGGAAGGAGCCTATGGAAGTGATGATGGATTTTATGCTGATAGCAATTCTGTCTGTG GCTGAAAAGCTCCAGACCGTCACTTTTTATTTCGTGTTGAGCTTG GAGTGGACAAACACTTTTGCCACCTGGGACCCACGGGATTTCTGTAACATTTCTAAAATTGTTCTGCCCATGGATTCGTTCTGGTCACCCCCAATCTTCATTTTGGAAAG AGTGAACGAACAGAAGTCCAACTTGGAGTACACTGTTGTCACACACAACGGCACCTTCAACGCCAGCCTTCCCTTCCAGGTCACTCTAACGTGCAGTTTGATGATCCTCAAGTTCCCCTTTGACACCCAGACATGCAACATGAGCATCGCTTCATTTCTCTACCCAG TAACAGACCTTTCCATGAAAGTGAAACGGACACCAGCTGAGATGCTGGTAAGCAGCCAGAGCTTCTTCCTAACTGATGGAGAATGGAAGTTCACCAACCTGAGCATCAATGAGTACATGGAAGAAATGGACAATGCAGAATTTCCTGTGATCACCTATATG ATTTCCATGAAGAGACGACCCACTCTGTATATTCTGAACCTCATCCTCCCAACATGCGCCCTGTATCTGCTTGACATGGCTGTGCTGTTTGGACCCAGCTCTCTCGAGGAGAAAATTAGTTTCCAGATTTCCATCATTCTTGGCAGCTCCATGTTAGCTGTGATTCTCAATAATATGCTTCCAACTTCCTCCAACGAACCACCCATAATAGGTACTCATCCGTGTTGA